A single region of the Acidithiobacillus acidisediminis genome encodes:
- the carA gene encoding glutamine-hydrolyzing carbamoyl-phosphate synthase small subunit has protein sequence MDAVLALADGRIFHGAGFGAAGLRAGEVCFNTAMSGYQEILTDPSYRGQIVTLTYPHIGNVGVNAEDAEGREIFCAGLLVRTLPRAASCWRAQEDLNDYLQRHGIPGMAEFDTRALTRHLREHGAQNGALAVGTSICVDTVLAAARAFPGLEGADLIAEVTDGQQQEWRQGSPAPEHGYISQEPATEKKHHVLVMDFGAKRNILRLLADRGCRVTVLPPNSSAAEILALDADGVLFSNGPGDPAALTQAQDTLRTVVESGMPTFGLCLGHQLLGLALGGETQKMKFGHHGANHPVRDLRSGRVLITSQNHGFAVRAESLPDSVEVTHVSLFDGSLQGMRHRQLPAFSFQGHPEAGPGPHDASVIFDEFVAHFARRETHASA, from the coding sequence TTGGACGCAGTCCTGGCATTGGCCGATGGCCGTATCTTTCATGGTGCAGGCTTTGGCGCCGCCGGCTTACGGGCGGGTGAGGTTTGCTTCAACACGGCAATGTCGGGATACCAGGAAATCTTGACCGATCCCTCCTACCGCGGGCAGATCGTTACCCTGACCTATCCCCATATCGGCAATGTTGGCGTCAATGCAGAAGATGCGGAGGGGCGAGAAATATTCTGCGCCGGGCTGCTCGTACGCACTCTACCCCGGGCTGCCAGCTGTTGGCGCGCCCAGGAAGACCTCAACGACTATCTACAACGGCATGGCATACCCGGCATGGCGGAATTCGACACCCGAGCCCTCACGCGGCACTTGCGCGAACATGGCGCACAGAATGGCGCCCTTGCGGTCGGTACATCCATCTGCGTCGACACTGTGCTGGCCGCGGCTCGCGCCTTTCCCGGCTTGGAGGGCGCCGATCTCATCGCCGAGGTGACCGACGGTCAGCAACAGGAATGGCGACAAGGCAGCCCAGCCCCCGAGCACGGCTACATCAGCCAAGAGCCAGCAACAGAGAAGAAGCATCATGTGCTGGTCATGGATTTTGGTGCCAAGCGCAACATCCTGCGCCTCCTGGCCGATCGGGGCTGCCGCGTCACCGTGTTGCCGCCGAACAGCAGCGCAGCCGAAATCCTGGCGCTGGATGCCGATGGTGTATTGTTCAGCAATGGCCCCGGCGATCCCGCCGCCTTGACGCAGGCACAAGATACCCTGCGTACGGTGGTCGAGTCGGGGATGCCCACCTTTGGGCTCTGCCTCGGCCATCAACTACTCGGACTTGCCCTCGGTGGCGAGACGCAAAAAATGAAGTTTGGTCACCACGGCGCCAATCATCCGGTACGAGATCTGCGCAGTGGTCGCGTACTGATCACCAGTCAGAATCATGGTTTTGCCGTTCGTGCAGAGAGTCTGCCAGACAGTGTCGAAGTCACCCATGTATCTCTCTTCGACGGCAGTTTGCAGGGGATGCGCCATCGCCAGCTTCCGGCATTCTCTTTTCAGGGACATCCGGAAGCCGGGCCGGGTCCACATGACGCCAGTGTCATATTTGATGAGTTCGTTGCCCATTTCGCCAGGAGGGAAACCCATGCCTCGGCGTGA
- a CDS encoding YceD family protein, which produces MTAARASTLLISRVSTTGERLHGEPDFGAWLRLQQAVQRLDSVTVDLQLERRGRVVLADGVLRIRGLLRCERCLGAMPWELRQDIQVGIAEVEATLAAVDAQREVVLAPGGTLALQEWLEEEALLALPLLPRCAEWTSGACPVSGVEVPSLDTSPYLLMEKRDHGSSPE; this is translated from the coding sequence ATGACTGCGGCGCGCGCTTCCACCTTATTGATTTCCCGAGTGTCTACCACGGGAGAGCGATTGCATGGAGAGCCGGATTTTGGCGCCTGGCTGCGCTTGCAGCAGGCCGTGCAGCGGCTGGATTCGGTAACGGTCGATCTGCAATTGGAACGCCGCGGGCGGGTCGTGCTCGCAGATGGAGTACTGCGTATTCGGGGACTCTTGCGCTGTGAGCGCTGTCTGGGTGCCATGCCCTGGGAGCTTCGGCAAGACATCCAGGTGGGGATCGCCGAAGTGGAAGCGACCTTGGCAGCCGTAGATGCGCAGCGGGAAGTGGTGCTGGCGCCGGGAGGTACCCTGGCCCTGCAGGAATGGTTGGAAGAAGAGGCGCTGTTGGCACTGCCGCTCCTGCCGCGTTGTGCGGAGTGGACCTCCGGCGCTTGCCCGGTTTCGGGGGTCGAGGTGCCGAGCCTCGATACAAGTCCGTATTTGTTGATGGAGAAGCGAGATCATGGCAGTTCCCCAGAGTAA
- the rpmF gene encoding 50S ribosomal protein L32: MRRAHDFLTATNRSTCDHCGASKLPHHVCPECGYYKGREMVRKSVDA, translated from the coding sequence ATGCGTCGGGCCCACGATTTTCTGACAGCGACCAACCGGTCGACCTGTGATCATTGCGGAGCGAGCAAGCTGCCGCATCACGTCTGTCCGGAGTGCGGCTACTACAAGGGCCGCGAAATGGTACGGAAGTCCGTCGACGCCTGA
- the plsX gene encoding phosphate acyltransferase PlsX produces MRLLQGPRNGTEVRRRLKRFPDANKLPQIAVDAMSGDSGPRTVLRALVGLIKDYPDVQFRLVGDEAVLRSELQRSRLKGSAQIQIQHASQVVAMDEAPSQALRGKRDSSMHVAIGLLRDGHVDAVVSAGNTGALMAMGKVFLRTIPGIDRPAIAAFLPTQHGRVLVLDLGANVDCHPEHLLQFAVMGAILFAQVTGTAKPRVGLLNIGSEEIKGNELVKAANVLLRQSHLNFVGNVEGSQVYQGGCDVLVCDGFVGNVFLKTSEGLAAMVRQELRASYTRSTYGRLAYLINRPILQQLRRRLDSRQYNGATLLGLNGIIIKSHGNADRLAFARAVEVAIAEARHRLTLEIAKVVQDDLAQVIRNSA; encoded by the coding sequence GTGCGGCTACTACAAGGGCCGCGAAATGGTACGGAAGTCCGTCGACGCCTGAAGCGCTTTCCGGACGCCAACAAGTTGCCGCAGATTGCCGTCGATGCCATGAGTGGCGACTCAGGACCGCGCACGGTCCTGCGTGCCCTCGTTGGCCTCATCAAGGACTATCCCGATGTGCAGTTCCGCCTCGTTGGTGACGAGGCCGTTCTGCGTTCGGAGCTGCAGCGCAGCCGTTTGAAAGGATCCGCACAGATCCAGATCCAGCACGCCAGTCAGGTGGTGGCGATGGACGAGGCGCCCTCGCAGGCGCTGCGCGGCAAGCGCGATTCCTCCATGCACGTGGCCATCGGTCTGTTGCGGGATGGTCACGTGGACGCCGTGGTCAGCGCTGGCAATACCGGCGCGCTAATGGCCATGGGCAAGGTCTTCCTGCGCACCATCCCGGGGATCGATCGGCCGGCTATTGCGGCCTTTCTACCTACCCAGCACGGTCGGGTCCTGGTCCTGGATTTGGGCGCAAATGTAGATTGTCACCCGGAACATCTCCTCCAGTTTGCCGTCATGGGCGCGATCCTTTTTGCCCAGGTGACGGGCACGGCTAAGCCGCGGGTGGGTCTGCTCAATATTGGCTCTGAGGAAATCAAGGGCAACGAACTGGTGAAGGCGGCCAACGTTCTGCTGCGCCAGAGTCACCTGAATTTTGTCGGTAACGTCGAGGGCTCGCAGGTATACCAAGGCGGCTGTGACGTGCTGGTCTGTGATGGCTTTGTTGGCAATGTCTTTCTCAAGACCTCCGAGGGCTTGGCGGCAATGGTGCGCCAGGAACTGCGCGCCAGCTACACGCGCAGCACCTACGGGCGTCTGGCCTATCTCATCAATCGTCCTATTTTGCAGCAGCTCCGCCGTCGCCTCGATTCACGGCAGTATAATGGTGCCACCCTGCTCGGTCTCAACGGGATCATCATCAAAAGTCACGGCAACGCCGATCGCTTGGCTTTCGCTCGCGCTGTGGAAGTAGCCATTGCCGAGGCACGCCATCGCCTTACCTTGGAGATTGCTAAGGTAGTGCAAGACGATCTGGCCCAAGTGATTCGCAACAGCGCCTGA
- a CDS encoding beta-ketoacyl-ACP synthase III: MPKYSQLIATGSYLPERVLDNHELSGWVDTSDEWIVARTGIHQRHLAAEGQGSVDMATRAAERALLAAGLKASDIDLIIVATTTPDQIFPSTACLVQARLGNQGAAAFDVQAVCTGFIYALATADQFLRNGSAKKALVIGVETMSRIVDWQDRSTCILFGDGAGAVILSAGESPGILSTHLHADGRYAELLQVPEAESHLQMQGNAVFRMAVRTLGEIVQETLLANGLQGSDIDWLVPHQANIRIIQATAEKLGLPMDRVVLTVGEHGNVSAASVPLALDSAVQRFRPGQLLLLEAFGGGFTWGSALLRWV; the protein is encoded by the coding sequence ATGCCAAAATATAGTCAACTCATCGCTACCGGCTCCTACTTGCCGGAGAGGGTGCTCGATAACCACGAATTGAGTGGCTGGGTCGACACCAGCGACGAGTGGATCGTTGCCCGAACGGGTATTCATCAGCGGCATCTGGCGGCAGAAGGGCAGGGCAGCGTCGATATGGCCACCCGGGCGGCGGAACGTGCCCTTTTGGCCGCAGGACTCAAGGCTTCAGACATCGATCTCATCATTGTCGCGACGACGACACCGGATCAGATTTTCCCCAGTACCGCGTGTCTGGTGCAGGCGCGCCTGGGGAATCAGGGCGCGGCCGCCTTTGATGTGCAAGCGGTGTGTACGGGGTTCATTTATGCCCTCGCCACTGCCGATCAGTTTTTGCGCAATGGGTCGGCGAAAAAGGCCTTGGTGATCGGGGTCGAGACCATGTCCCGCATTGTCGACTGGCAGGACCGCAGCACCTGTATCCTCTTCGGCGATGGCGCGGGCGCAGTTATTCTCAGTGCAGGAGAGAGCCCAGGGATCCTTTCTACGCACCTGCATGCGGATGGGCGGTACGCCGAGCTTCTGCAGGTACCGGAGGCCGAGAGTCATCTGCAGATGCAGGGAAATGCCGTCTTTCGCATGGCGGTGCGTACTTTAGGGGAAATCGTGCAGGAAACCTTGCTTGCCAATGGCCTGCAGGGTAGTGATATTGACTGGCTGGTGCCGCATCAGGCCAACATTCGCATCATTCAGGCGACGGCAGAAAAATTGGGTCTGCCGATGGATCGGGTTGTGCTAACTGTCGGTGAGCATGGCAATGTCTCCGCGGCGTCTGTGCCGTTGGCCTTGGATAGTGCCGTGCAACGTTTCCGCCCTGGGCAGTTGCTCCTGCTCGAGGCCTTCGGCGGTGGTTTTACCTGGGGCTCGGCCCTGCTACGCTGGGTCTGA
- the fabD gene encoding ACP S-malonyltransferase, with protein MQGSIAFVFPGQGSQSIGMLAAISASRPVLREVFTEASDLLHRDLWQLAQEGPVEELNQTRWTQPLMLTAGYAVFRAWEEEGGSAPDFVAGHSLGEYTALVVAGSLDFSDALHLVARRGALMQDAVPEGAGAMAAVLGIAEEDLRALCQREAQGEVLELANLNAPGQIVVAGQRAAVERLSERAKDAGAKKVVLLPVSVPSHCSLMTEAAEAFAADLAQVEIRSPNMLLVQNVDAQSHRDPAAIREALRRQIFSPVRWTESIRFLARQGATTFVEMGPGKVLSGLGKRIEPSLRMLSLDDEKSFVMALEDL; from the coding sequence GTGCAGGGTTCCATAGCCTTTGTTTTTCCGGGTCAAGGGTCACAATCGATCGGGATGCTCGCTGCCATCAGCGCCAGTCGTCCGGTACTGCGCGAGGTGTTTACCGAGGCCTCGGATCTGCTGCACCGGGATCTCTGGCAACTGGCGCAGGAAGGCCCCGTCGAGGAACTGAATCAGACCCGATGGACACAACCCCTCATGCTTACGGCAGGTTACGCAGTGTTCCGCGCCTGGGAGGAAGAGGGCGGTTCCGCCCCGGACTTCGTCGCCGGTCACTCCTTGGGTGAGTATACCGCGCTGGTGGTGGCAGGCAGTCTGGATTTTTCCGATGCCTTACACCTCGTTGCCCGTCGCGGTGCGCTGATGCAGGATGCTGTCCCCGAGGGCGCTGGGGCGATGGCCGCCGTCCTTGGCATTGCCGAGGAAGATCTGCGTGCCCTGTGCCAGCGCGAGGCGCAGGGAGAGGTACTGGAGCTGGCCAATCTCAACGCCCCGGGACAGATCGTCGTGGCCGGCCAGCGCGCCGCAGTCGAGCGACTCAGTGAGCGGGCCAAGGATGCCGGTGCCAAGAAGGTGGTTCTGCTACCGGTCAGTGTGCCCAGTCACTGTTCCCTGATGACCGAGGCGGCAGAAGCCTTTGCTGCCGATCTTGCCCAGGTAGAGATTCGCAGTCCCAATATGCTCCTGGTACAGAATGTCGATGCACAAAGTCATCGCGACCCTGCCGCCATTCGTGAGGCTTTGCGACGGCAGATATTCTCGCCCGTGCGCTGGACCGAAAGCATTCGCTTCCTCGCCCGTCAGGGCGCCACTACCTTTGTCGAAATGGGGCCGGGTAAGGTCTTGTCCGGGCTCGGAAAACGGATTGAGCCCAGTCTGCGTATGCTGTCCTTGGATGACGAAAAGAGCTTCGTCATGGCCCTGGAAGATCTCTAA
- the fabG gene encoding 3-oxoacyl-ACP reductase FabG has protein sequence MRSAMDGQVVLITGGSRGIGAALVEEFLSRGARVAATATSESGAAALSAKIAAQGRGYVLDVTDDAAMDATLAQIRGDLGAPSILINNAGITRDQLLLRMKDEDWDRVLHTNLRAVYRLSRLCVRDMIKAQYGRIVSITSVVGMMGNAGQSNYAAAKAGVMGFSRALAREVAGRGVTVNCVAPGFIATDMTAALSDSQREHLLAQIPAARLGTGQDVAAAVAFLASAEAGYITGETLQVNGGLWMG, from the coding sequence ATGCGTTCGGCAATGGATGGTCAGGTGGTGTTGATAACCGGTGGCAGCCGCGGGATTGGTGCGGCTCTTGTCGAGGAATTTCTCTCCCGTGGGGCCCGGGTAGCGGCCACTGCAACCAGTGAGTCGGGTGCTGCGGCATTATCTGCCAAGATTGCTGCGCAGGGGCGGGGTTATGTCTTGGACGTCACCGACGATGCGGCCATGGACGCGACGCTGGCGCAGATTCGTGGCGATCTGGGTGCGCCCAGTATCCTGATCAACAACGCTGGCATCACCCGCGATCAGTTGCTGCTGCGGATGAAGGATGAAGATTGGGATCGCGTGCTGCATACCAACTTGCGCGCCGTCTATCGCCTCAGTCGGCTTTGTGTGCGGGATATGATCAAAGCACAGTATGGGCGTATCGTCAGCATCACTTCGGTGGTAGGAATGATGGGCAATGCCGGGCAGAGCAATTACGCAGCGGCCAAGGCCGGCGTCATGGGCTTCAGTCGCGCCCTGGCGCGCGAAGTGGCGGGGCGTGGAGTGACCGTCAATTGTGTGGCGCCGGGCTTCATCGCCACGGATATGACCGCCGCCTTGAGCGACAGCCAGCGCGAGCACCTGCTGGCGCAAATCCCCGCCGCGCGCTTGGGCACAGGGCAGGATGTGGCGGCCGCCGTGGCCTTCCTGGCATCCGCCGAGGCTGGCTATATTACCGGTGAGACCCTGCAGGTGAATGGTGGTTTGTGGATGGGCTGA
- the acpP gene encoding acyl carrier protein: protein MDDIAARVKKVVVEQLGVNEDEVTNEASFADDLGADSLDNVELVMALEEEFDCEIPDEEAEKISTVQQAIDYVSAHLPKQDA from the coding sequence ATGGATGATATCGCAGCACGTGTGAAAAAAGTGGTCGTCGAGCAGTTGGGTGTGAACGAAGACGAAGTCACCAATGAGGCTTCCTTTGCCGATGATCTGGGTGCCGATTCCTTGGATAATGTTGAATTGGTAATGGCTCTGGAAGAAGAGTTCGACTGCGAAATCCCAGACGAAGAAGCAGAAAAGATTTCCACGGTGCAGCAGGCGATCGATTACGTCAGTGCGCACCTGCCCAAGCAGGATGCCTAA
- the fabF gene encoding beta-ketoacyl-ACP synthase II — protein MKRRVVVTGLGIVSPVGIGVPSSWDSIVHGRSGIARVTRIDPEPYASQIAGEVKGFDVGQYLPVKEARKMEPFIHYGLAAAMEAMEDSGLKITPEIAERVGVSIGSGIGGLPGIEAEHSVVMESGPRRISPFFIPRCIVNMVSGHVSILYGAKGPNIAMATACSTATHSIGDAARLIEYGDADVMIAGGAEAAISPLGLGGFSAARALSTRNDSPEQASRPWDAERDGFVLAEGAGILVLEELDFARRRGAKIYAEVVGYGMSADAYHMTQPANGGEGAARCMQVALRNAGLPTDAVDYINAHGTSTPLGDLAETEAVKAVFGPHAKRIAMSSTKSMTGHLLGAAGGIEAVFTTLAMHQGILPPTINLEQPGEGCDLDYVPNVARHQAIDVALSNSFGFGGTNSTLVFRKFHD, from the coding sequence TTGAAAAGACGCGTTGTAGTGACCGGCCTGGGAATTGTTTCTCCCGTCGGGATTGGTGTACCCAGCTCCTGGGACAGCATCGTTCATGGCCGGAGCGGTATTGCTCGGGTTACGCGCATCGACCCAGAGCCCTATGCCTCGCAAATTGCTGGTGAGGTGAAAGGCTTTGATGTCGGCCAATATTTGCCGGTCAAAGAAGCGCGCAAGATGGAGCCGTTCATTCATTACGGCCTTGCCGCTGCCATGGAAGCGATGGAAGATTCGGGGCTCAAAATCACGCCAGAAATCGCCGAACGCGTTGGTGTCTCCATTGGCAGTGGCATTGGTGGATTGCCGGGAATCGAAGCCGAGCACTCGGTGGTTATGGAAAGTGGGCCACGACGGATCTCCCCCTTCTTCATTCCTCGTTGTATCGTCAACATGGTTTCCGGCCATGTGTCGATCCTCTACGGCGCGAAAGGCCCGAATATTGCTATGGCGACGGCCTGTTCTACGGCAACGCATTCCATTGGCGATGCGGCACGGCTCATCGAGTACGGCGATGCCGATGTGATGATTGCAGGCGGTGCCGAGGCTGCCATCAGCCCGTTGGGCCTGGGCGGTTTTTCTGCGGCGCGCGCCCTGTCGACCCGCAATGATTCACCGGAGCAGGCCAGTCGGCCCTGGGACGCAGAGCGGGACGGCTTCGTGTTGGCCGAGGGTGCTGGCATTCTCGTCCTGGAAGAGCTCGATTTTGCCCGCCGTCGTGGTGCCAAGATCTACGCCGAGGTGGTTGGGTATGGCATGAGTGCCGACGCCTATCATATGACCCAACCAGCCAATGGTGGGGAAGGTGCTGCACGCTGCATGCAGGTAGCCCTGCGCAATGCGGGTTTGCCTACCGATGCAGTGGACTATATCAATGCGCATGGTACCTCCACACCGCTCGGCGATCTTGCAGAGACGGAGGCGGTGAAGGCTGTTTTTGGACCCCATGCCAAGCGCATCGCCATGAGTTCCACCAAGTCCATGACGGGCCATTTGCTTGGGGCAGCTGGGGGTATCGAGGCAGTCTTTACGACCTTGGCGATGCATCAGGGCATCCTGCCACCCACCATCAATCTGGAGCAGCCTGGTGAGGGCTGTGATCTGGATTATGTCCCCAATGTGGCGCGCCATCAGGCCATCGATGTGGCGTTGAGCAACTCTTTCGGTTTCGGCGGTACCAACAGCACCCTCGTGTTTCGCAAGTTCCACGACTGA
- a CDS encoding aminotransferase class IV: MAVLACSVDGILQDPAAVDSLARATQYGDGLFETIAVIALRPLFWAEHLRRLRQGATALGMALPDDHSLTCLWQDLLASLPATNPHQRLVLKILCVRSEGQGYATPQRSAATLLFLLQDWPLRPKRYWQEGVCAGLSAVPLQCGEEYLTVKTLNRLNQIMAWRALPEEWQEAVLCDQAGNLREGIQSNLCWRIGDRLLTPDLQDGGIAGIQLGAILQQARSWGLTVEVVREPAEALERAEEILFCNSLICSWPVRRWQERDLPGAQGSLAQRLAGWGQQLGLFPEMA, from the coding sequence GTGGCGGTCCTTGCTTGCAGCGTCGACGGTATTCTGCAGGACCCTGCGGCTGTCGACTCCCTGGCACGGGCAACCCAATACGGCGATGGTCTCTTCGAAACCATCGCCGTCATTGCTTTACGGCCCCTCTTTTGGGCAGAACATTTGCGGCGTTTGCGGCAGGGAGCAACTGCCCTGGGGATGGCCCTACCAGACGATCATTCCTTGACCTGCCTGTGGCAGGACCTGCTTGCGAGCCTTCCCGCAACCAACCCCCATCAGCGGCTCGTGTTGAAAATTTTGTGCGTGCGAAGCGAGGGACAGGGCTATGCGACGCCGCAGCGGAGCGCCGCAACGCTGTTATTCCTCCTGCAGGATTGGCCATTGCGCCCCAAGCGTTATTGGCAGGAAGGTGTCTGTGCCGGCCTTTCTGCGGTCCCGCTGCAGTGTGGAGAGGAGTATCTGACCGTAAAGACCCTTAACCGTCTCAATCAGATCATGGCATGGCGTGCCCTACCGGAAGAGTGGCAGGAGGCCGTGCTCTGTGACCAGGCTGGCAATTTGCGCGAAGGCATCCAGAGTAATCTGTGCTGGCGCATTGGCGACCGGTTGCTGACCCCGGATTTACAGGACGGCGGGATTGCCGGCATTCAGTTGGGCGCTATCCTGCAACAGGCCCGGTCCTGGGGCCTGACGGTGGAAGTGGTACGAGAGCCTGCCGAGGCGCTAGAGCGAGCGGAAGAGATCCTTTTTTGCAATAGCCTGATTTGCTCCTGGCCAGTGCGGCGGTGGCAGGAGCGTGATCTTCCCGGCGCGCAGGGTAGTCTGGCGCAGCGTCTGGCTGGGTGGGGACAGCAACTCGGGCTGTTTCCGGAGATGGCGTGA
- the mltG gene encoding endolytic transglycosylase MltG, with translation MRRWLLRGILLLLFTVLALLGWALWALYYPISLPAAGVTVPIRLGASVDVSMRALQREGLLPSPMLFRLLWQIDGRPPLRAGLYVFRGRVGMAAVLSVLRSGKSQPLTFTIIPGMDLQQVYQRLRSSPYLEHGGLPPPAQLPHFLGGLADAHGSAEGCLLPQSYRYVPGEPAITLLRQAAQGMTLELTRAWQGRAADLPLRNVYQALILASIVQREGAPLAQQERIAAVFLNRLQAGMPLQSDPTVIYALGKAYTGHLQPQQMQVPSPYNTYLHAGLPPTPIAMPSLQALQAVLHPAPSSDLYFIAKGSEYHYSKGFTEHQQQIQRYLQPSTKQ, from the coding sequence GTGAGAAGATGGCTGTTGCGGGGCATCTTGCTCCTGCTGTTTACCGTCCTGGCATTGCTCGGCTGGGCGTTGTGGGCATTGTATTATCCCATCTCCCTGCCCGCCGCTGGAGTCACGGTTCCCATCCGCTTGGGTGCGAGCGTCGACGTCAGTATGCGTGCCCTGCAGCGCGAGGGGCTGCTGCCCTCTCCGATGCTATTTCGCTTGCTGTGGCAGATCGATGGACGCCCGCCACTGCGGGCAGGCCTGTATGTATTCCGCGGTCGGGTCGGTATGGCCGCTGTGCTCTCGGTCCTGCGTTCGGGCAAATCCCAACCTCTCACCTTTACCATCATCCCCGGGATGGATTTGCAGCAGGTCTACCAACGACTGCGCAGCTCCCCATATCTGGAGCACGGGGGCTTGCCGCCACCAGCGCAGTTGCCCCACTTTCTGGGTGGCTTGGCAGATGCCCACGGTAGCGCCGAAGGTTGTCTTTTGCCGCAAAGTTACCGCTATGTTCCTGGCGAACCCGCTATCACCTTGTTGCGGCAAGCGGCCCAGGGGATGACTCTGGAATTGACCCGGGCGTGGCAGGGCCGCGCCGCAGATTTACCGTTACGGAATGTCTACCAGGCACTGATTCTCGCCTCCATCGTGCAGCGAGAGGGGGCACCGTTGGCGCAGCAAGAGCGTATCGCCGCCGTGTTTCTGAATCGCCTGCAGGCGGGCATGCCCCTGCAATCCGACCCCACCGTCATCTACGCCCTGGGGAAAGCCTACACAGGCCACCTGCAGCCGCAGCAAATGCAAGTACCAAGCCCCTACAATACGTACCTGCATGCGGGTTTGCCGCCCACGCCCATCGCCATGCCTTCGCTCCAGGCGCTGCAGGCGGTTCTCCATCCCGCCCCCAGCAGTGACCTGTACTTCATCGCCAAAGGCAGCGAATATCATTACTCTAAGGGCTTTACCGAGCATCAGCAGCAGATTCAGCGCTATCTCCAGCCGAGTACGAAACAATGA
- the tmk gene encoding dTMP kinase, with product MTTETGYFITLEGIEGAGKSTVLPYLAEQIHALGYQVERSREPGGGPLGEALRSIFLDPDLQLDVEEELLLLYAGRRNHLRQRILPTLAAGKVLLCDRFEDSTIAYQGGGRGFPLSRIVELSRWAEISRQPDLTFWLDLAPELAAERIRERRPDRLERESIDFFRRAQAAFAARAAEEPQRFYRVDASLPLPQVEMQLRQGLRDRIPAINGKDG from the coding sequence ATGACCACAGAAACGGGATATTTCATTACCCTCGAGGGGATCGAGGGGGCCGGAAAAAGTACCGTCTTGCCCTACTTGGCAGAGCAGATCCACGCCCTCGGTTACCAGGTGGAGCGCAGTCGGGAGCCGGGTGGTGGCCCTCTGGGGGAGGCCCTGCGCAGTATCTTTCTCGACCCGGACCTGCAGCTTGATGTCGAAGAAGAGCTGCTCCTACTTTATGCGGGGCGCCGCAATCACTTGCGCCAACGGATCTTGCCGACCTTGGCGGCAGGTAAGGTATTGCTCTGTGATCGCTTTGAAGATTCTACCATTGCCTACCAGGGCGGTGGCCGAGGATTCCCCCTCAGTCGCATCGTTGAACTCTCGCGTTGGGCGGAGATTTCTCGCCAACCGGATCTGACCTTTTGGCTCGATCTCGCCCCCGAACTGGCTGCAGAGCGCATCCGGGAGAGGCGTCCCGACCGCCTGGAACGGGAAAGCATCGATTTTTTTCGCCGCGCGCAGGCAGCCTTTGCCGCCCGTGCCGCAGAGGAGCCGCAGCGTTTTTATCGTGTCGACGCGAGTCTGCCGCTGCCTCAAGTGGAGATGCAGCTGCGCCAAGGACTGCGAGATCGAATTCCAGCCATCAATGGGAAAGATGGATAG
- a CDS encoding DNA polymerase III subunit delta' yields the protein MDSNARQYFRPPPWLAASRAQGLSQSVLVEGSADSLSALWTAQLVRLWLCHESGAQSCGHCLSCHLLEAGNHPDYLELVAKNGKTLGIEQVREGIDFLAYTPQSGPLRVLRVLAAEQMSTAAANALLKGLEEPPPRARILLLSGSPSRLLPTIRSRCQRLGAPIADVAACADYLRNRGVKEEDVSLLAQHYADRPARALELAGSEIWGEVPGLQRVLLPAVPRTEQIWPLVAKWGKEEERILWLRDTMLDLYRDIFRLQQGLTAQYFPTGLPAWIAARAAGELWLDYQAWLQLATDLRQNLQIPMRLERLLWRWYFGGKDQ from the coding sequence ATGGATAGCAACGCCAGACAATATTTTCGTCCGCCGCCTTGGCTTGCCGCGAGTCGCGCGCAGGGGCTGTCGCAATCCGTGCTCGTGGAAGGCAGCGCCGATAGCTTGAGCGCGCTGTGGACAGCGCAACTCGTACGCTTATGGTTGTGTCATGAGAGTGGTGCGCAGTCCTGTGGTCACTGTCTCTCCTGCCATCTGCTCGAGGCCGGAAATCATCCTGACTACCTCGAACTGGTAGCCAAAAATGGCAAGACCTTGGGTATCGAACAGGTCCGCGAAGGTATCGATTTTCTTGCGTACACCCCTCAGTCGGGGCCGTTGCGCGTGCTGCGTGTCCTCGCTGCCGAGCAGATGAGTACAGCGGCGGCGAATGCCCTGCTCAAGGGTTTGGAGGAGCCACCGCCACGTGCGCGGATCCTGTTGTTGAGTGGCAGCCCATCTCGACTGCTACCGACGATTCGCTCGCGTTGCCAACGCCTTGGCGCGCCGATCGCCGATGTCGCCGCTTGTGCCGATTATCTGCGCAATAGGGGGGTCAAGGAAGAAGATGTTTCCCTGCTTGCCCAGCACTACGCAGATCGGCCGGCGCGTGCCCTGGAGCTCGCTGGCAGCGAGATCTGGGGCGAAGTTCCGGGGTTGCAGCGGGTCTTGCTCCCTGCTGTCCCGCGTACGGAACAGATTTGGCCGTTGGTGGCAAAGTGGGGCAAGGAGGAAGAGCGGATTCTATGGCTCCGCGACACCATGCTGGACTTGTATCGAGACATTTTTCGACTACAACAAGGACTGACGGCGCAATATTTTCCGACTGGCTTGCCGGCCTGGATTGCGGCACGTGCGGCTGGGGAGTTGTGGCTAGACTATCAGGCGTGGCTACAGCTGGCGACGGATCTCAGACAGAATCTGCAGATCCCCATGCGGTTGGAACGCCTGCTGTGGCGCTGGTATTTTGGAGGCAAAGATCAATGA